In Cicer arietinum cultivar CDC Frontier isolate Library 1 chromosome 7, Cicar.CDCFrontier_v2.0, whole genome shotgun sequence, the genomic window ATAGTAAACTCTCAGTCCATCATATGAATGTAAGTAAATTCATGTATCTCAACAGTGCTACTCACTCATTCAATTTTCtgttataaaattttgtttttaaagctaatatttttcttcaaaaaagtCTAACATGAAACTCGCACACACTAAGTGTGGAGAAGAGGGATACTACAAAAACGAATCCGCGCCAATAGGGAATGCGAAATTGATAAAATCATGACGGAATTGGCAAAATTTATTAAGACAAAGTATAAagttaaacaaaagaaaaataagatattGCTCAAATTGAATAAGATATCCTAATTCTGTAATTAAATAACGTTTCAAGTATGAAACAGTACTTGATCTTCACCATCCCCAGTAAATGAGCCACCATCACAATAAAAAAGCTTTACTGTATTCCAATTGAAAAAATCTGCAAACATGAGAAACAATAACACGAGCTGGATAACCAACACctataacatttataaataagaaagaaaacaaaatatgaataaatgaattgaatgAAAACCTAGATTTTCTTCAGCTTTATTTCTCAGTATTCCCGGGAATGGTATCTCCTTTTCTATGAATGATGACGATCCACGACGTGTTTTTTGGGATAAACGCATGTTCTAACATTGTTACACCATCCTCCTCCCTAACAAACTATTTTCTCTTAATATACTATAacttattaagaaaatatattttgcaaCAAAATTTCGACAAATTTCACAACAATTTTTGTTAACGCAAAATTCATTAACCAACAATGCAAATTCATTAACCACAAATACCTGGACATAGTTAACCATAATTTTCAgatgtaaaaataaaagaaagcaaaaaaGAATTAGAAAGATGAATTGATACCTCTAAATTAACAAGCCAACTATTTGCACCTGATTTATTTCGTCGATGCAAATGGTACCTTGGTAATGTTCCATCCAAACATACTTGGAGAGCCAGAAACAAAGAAAGTAAACTTAGTCAGCCAAATTTGAGACGAAGATGGAGAGACAGAAAATtctaaatgaaattttttaaaatgataatatacTCTAACAATCTGTCTTTAAACACCTCAATCGAAATAGTTAAACTATAGATCAAGGATGTGAAGTTAAATAACCAAAATACCTGACAGTTCATCAGCATTTGGAGAAGCTAGTGGCAAAAAAAGAATACAACAATAGTCATGAAAAGATTAAAGATCTCTAAAGGATTTTATGAAGCCAAACGAATgcaaatattgatttttagtGTTTATATTTAGATTCCTTCCCACTTCCAAATATTGATGAAGTTTGTTACTTGACTAAAAAAATGACATGATCTGCATTATTGTAGCATTACATTGATAGATGTTTGCATCAACTTTACAAgcatattcatattcatagcgccAATATGCATTACACAAAACTCATTTATCTTTGCATTTACCTATTTATAAAGATTTGTATCATGTTAACAAACTATTTTGGTGtaagaaaatatgaaaagaGGAAATAAGTAATGCAAGACCTGACATGCCTAATCCCCATACTATTTTAAAACTGAGCTTAATAGATCTCATCAATAGTTATTTACTTATTATAGACAtgtttttattaactaattaaattgCGTAGTTTGAAGTAGTTTGGTCTTAATTTACAAATAACAAACATATACGTACATTGTTAGATTTTTATACACCTATTTAacacttcaatttttattgttatatcaCAACATATCACATCTATTTTATTGACGTGGTTTTGATGATATTTTTTGTCCCTTTGTAGAGCATTCAATGTGTTTGATAAAATTCGCAATAGAACAGCCaaatagaaaacaaaagaaTTTCATAGTACTAAGCGTACAATGACGCCACTCAAAGCTAGACGCACTGCACTGCATGCATATATAAACTCAGTTTCAGAAGGAATAGTGAAGGAACATTTTCAGGCTCTTATTCTGCTCACTTATATTTCAAAAGAATTAAGATCTAACTTACTCCTTTGGCGACATCTCATAAAAATGGAACAATACAGAAAATAATTAGACTGCTATTACTAGTACTAAGATTTCTTGTATTATTAGTTTGAGCTCCGAAACAATCTAAACTCAAATTTAACAAAACCCTTAATTTCTCATTAAAACCAAAAGGGTTAATACTTTAGACCAAAAAGAATTGCTAATTAATTGCACTATAAGtgcttaaattttttaaaatttgtatcatGTATACTCTCAATGACATTAA contains:
- the LOC101508278 gene encoding pectin acetylesterase 10-like, with the protein product MRLSQKTRRGSSSFIEKEIPFPGILRNKAEENLDFFNWNTVKLFYCDGGSFTGDGEDQCFFPQNLINSVRTPLFLLNATYDSCQMYNFGCKPWGFPANLANSYA